The Electrophorus electricus isolate fEleEle1 chromosome 19, fEleEle1.pri, whole genome shotgun sequence genome has a segment encoding these proteins:
- the epoa gene encoding erythropoietin isoform X2, whose translation MFHCAGLFALLLIVLEWSRPGLPSPLRPICDLRVLDHFIKEARDAEAAVRVCKEECAIAVSLLVPLTRVDFGVWEKKNMEEQALEVQTGLWLLSKAISSLRASVSNSALASHIDISVQNIASIGQVLRSLSIQDYVPIAGGLDIQETWRVSSASELFQVHINFLRGKVRLLLANAPVCQQGIS comes from the exons ATGTTTCACTGTGCAG GACTCTTTGCCTTGCTGCTGATCGTGCTGGAGTGGTCCAGGCCGGGCCTGCCCTCCCCGCTGCGTCCAATCTGTGACCTGCGCGTCCTCGACCACTTCATCAAAGAGGCACGCGATGCAGAGGCTGCTGTG AGGGTTTGCAAAGAGGAATGTGCCATTGCTGTCTCCCTCCTGGTTCCTTTGACCAGAGTAGATTTTGGTGTgtgggaaaagaaaaat ATGGAGGAGCAAGCTCTGGAAGTCCAGACAGGCCTGTGGCTGTTGAGCAAGGCCATCAGCTCCTTGCGTGCATCTGTGAGCAACTCTGCACTGGCATCCCACATCGATATCAGCGTCCAAAACATTGCCAGCATTGGACAAGTGCTGCGCAGTCTCAGCATACAG GATTACGTGCCAATAGCTGGTGGTTTAGATATACAGGAGACATGGAGAGTGTCTTCTGCCTCCGAGCTCTTCCAAGTTCACATCAACTTCCTGCGTGGCAAAGTGCGCCTCCTGCTTGCCAATGCCCCTGTCTGCCAGCAAGGCATCAGCTGA
- the epoa gene encoding erythropoietin isoform X1, whose product MSLPGHEESSKIGKRSAGLFALLLIVLEWSRPGLPSPLRPICDLRVLDHFIKEARDAEAAVRVCKEECAIAVSLLVPLTRVDFGVWEKKNMEEQALEVQTGLWLLSKAISSLRASVSNSALASHIDISVQNIASIGQVLRSLSIQDYVPIAGGLDIQETWRVSSASELFQVHINFLRGKVRLLLANAPVCQQGIS is encoded by the exons ATGAGTCTCCCTGGGCATGAGGAGAGCTCCAAGATTGGGAAGAGATCTGCTG GACTCTTTGCCTTGCTGCTGATCGTGCTGGAGTGGTCCAGGCCGGGCCTGCCCTCCCCGCTGCGTCCAATCTGTGACCTGCGCGTCCTCGACCACTTCATCAAAGAGGCACGCGATGCAGAGGCTGCTGTG AGGGTTTGCAAAGAGGAATGTGCCATTGCTGTCTCCCTCCTGGTTCCTTTGACCAGAGTAGATTTTGGTGTgtgggaaaagaaaaat ATGGAGGAGCAAGCTCTGGAAGTCCAGACAGGCCTGTGGCTGTTGAGCAAGGCCATCAGCTCCTTGCGTGCATCTGTGAGCAACTCTGCACTGGCATCCCACATCGATATCAGCGTCCAAAACATTGCCAGCATTGGACAAGTGCTGCGCAGTCTCAGCATACAG GATTACGTGCCAATAGCTGGTGGTTTAGATATACAGGAGACATGGAGAGTGTCTTCTGCCTCCGAGCTCTTCCAAGTTCACATCAACTTCCTGCGTGGCAAAGTGCGCCTCCTGCTTGCCAATGCCCCTGTCTGCCAGCAAGGCATCAGCTGA
- the epoa gene encoding erythropoietin isoform X3, which translates to MEIPRLFALLLIVLEWSRPGLPSPLRPICDLRVLDHFIKEARDAEAAVRVCKEECAIAVSLLVPLTRVDFGVWEKKNMEEQALEVQTGLWLLSKAISSLRASVSNSALASHIDISVQNIASIGQVLRSLSIQDYVPIAGGLDIQETWRVSSASELFQVHINFLRGKVRLLLANAPVCQQGIS; encoded by the exons ATGGAGATTCCCA GACTCTTTGCCTTGCTGCTGATCGTGCTGGAGTGGTCCAGGCCGGGCCTGCCCTCCCCGCTGCGTCCAATCTGTGACCTGCGCGTCCTCGACCACTTCATCAAAGAGGCACGCGATGCAGAGGCTGCTGTG AGGGTTTGCAAAGAGGAATGTGCCATTGCTGTCTCCCTCCTGGTTCCTTTGACCAGAGTAGATTTTGGTGTgtgggaaaagaaaaat ATGGAGGAGCAAGCTCTGGAAGTCCAGACAGGCCTGTGGCTGTTGAGCAAGGCCATCAGCTCCTTGCGTGCATCTGTGAGCAACTCTGCACTGGCATCCCACATCGATATCAGCGTCCAAAACATTGCCAGCATTGGACAAGTGCTGCGCAGTCTCAGCATACAG GATTACGTGCCAATAGCTGGTGGTTTAGATATACAGGAGACATGGAGAGTGTCTTCTGCCTCCGAGCTCTTCCAAGTTCACATCAACTTCCTGCGTGGCAAAGTGCGCCTCCTGCTTGCCAATGCCCCTGTCTGCCAGCAAGGCATCAGCTGA
- the ufsp1 gene encoding inactive Ufm1-specific protease 1, whose translation MDRKIGTESEESDRRGRVHGRDVSTITNTTLPHALLKNPHEGLRPPLADYASCSLVSGDCLYYHYGCDGEDDRGWGCGYRTVQTMCSWLRSGPPPSLRAVQQLLVTIGDKPASFPGSRGWIGTCEAAMVLDQLYDVACRIVHVRSGGAELEGAARELHQHFLTHASPVMMGGDRDNSSKCVLGVCTGEQGSYLLIMDPHYYGPAPDKESLQRQGWVSWKRVQSLDQCSFYNLCLPQTKK comes from the coding sequence ATGGACAGGAAAATCGGGACCGAAAGTGAAGAGAGCGATCGGAGAGGGCGAGTACACGGACGAGATGTGTCcaccatcacaaacacaacTTTGCCACATGCTTTATTGAAGAATCCTCACGAGGGACTGCGTCCGCCCTTGGCCGACTATGCCAGCTGTTCTCTGGTGTCCGGGGACTGTCTCTACTACCACTACGGCTGTGACGGTGAAGATGACCGAGGCTGGGGCTGCGGGTACCGCACCGTTCAGACCATGTGCTCTTGGCTGCGTTCCGGACCTCCCCCGAGCCTCCGTGCCGTCCAGCAGCTCCTGGTCACAATAGGAGACAAGCCCGCGTCGTTCCCGGGGTCCCGAGGGTGGATAGGAACGTGCGAGGCCGCCATGGTCCTGGACCAGCTTTATGACGTTGCGTGTCGCATTGTGCACGTGCGGAGTGGTGGGGCGGAGCTCGAGGGAGCAGCGAGGGAGCTTCACCAGCATTTCCTCACCCACGCGAGCCCTGTCATGATGGGTGGAGACAGGGACAACTCCTCCAAGTGCGTCCTTGGTGTGTGCACTGGGGAACAGGGCAGCTACCTACTGATAATGGACCCCCACTACTACGGTCCTGCCCCGGATAAGGAATCTCTGCAGAGACAAGGCTGGGTGTCGTGGAAACGAGTGCAGTCTCTAGATCAGTGCTCCTTCTATAACCTCTGTCTTCCACAGACAAAAAAGTGA
- the si:dkey-85k7.10 gene encoding endonuclease domain-containing 1 protein — protein MRRAPSRCDPLALLCPRFLWTVHVQTAVVDDFNHDEHCKDSLCMGTPPRGYLSNALKKICQRYQDKPRFVTLYDPQKHIPGYSAYTFKKSAGEKGVDFPWMFEPQVSLASDKGGNNMEPFPQHARIHMNFQDTQAVLEDYVDVVQYERGQLNPGQHQADPLDKAATYTLTNVVPQVKEFGAGPWATHEQIIRKRLNNYCYGTVYIIAGVTTSGNMICRDNLDRVAIPEYMWTAYCCTNYDHNAPYSERYKVPMFGAYGLNDRINNNMMGIPVKSLEKYLRGRMNVEKNFQIFYNDCVSDT, from the exons CACGCTGTGACCCGCTGGCTTTGCTGTGCCCACGGTTCCTTTGGACTGTGCACGTGCAGACTGCGGTCGTGGACGACTTCAACCACGATGAGCACTGCAAGGACTCCCTCTGCATGGGCACGCCGCCTCGAGGCTACCTCAGCAACGCTCTGAAGAAGATCTGCCAGCGGTACCAGGACAAGCCGCGCTTCGTCACCCTCTACGACCCCCAGAAGCACATCCCCGGCTACTCTGCGTACACTTTTAAAAAGTCTGCCGGGGAGAAGGGAGTGGACTTCCCCTGGATGTTCGAACCCCAGGTAAGC CTGGCTTCAGACAAGGGCGGCAATAACATGGAGCCCTTTCCCCAGCATGCCCGCATACACATGAACTTCCAGGACACGCAGGCTGTGCTGGAGGACTATGTCGACGTGGTCCAGTACGAGCGTGGTCAACTGAACCCGGGCCAGCACCAGGCCGACCCGTTGGACAAAGCCGCCACCTACACCCTCACCAACGTGGTGCCTCAGGTCAAAGAGTTCGGCGCCGGGCCCTGGGCCACACATGAGCAAATCATCCGCAAGCGCCTCAACAACTACTGCTATGGCACAGTCTACATCATCGCAGGGGTCACGACCTCTGGGAACATGATCTGCCGTGACAACCTGGACCGTGTGGCCATTCCTGAGTACATGTGGACTGCCTACTGCTGCACAAACTATGACCATAATGCCCCTTATTCTGAGCGCTACAAGGTCCCCATGTTTGGTGCCTACGGCCTGAACGATCGCATCAACAACAACATGATGGGGATTCCTGTTAAAAGTCTGGAAAAGTACCTGAGGGGCAGGATGAATGTGGAAAAGAACTTCCAGATCTTCTATAACGACTGTGTATCTGACACATAA